One Streptomyces hundungensis DNA segment encodes these proteins:
- a CDS encoding sensor histidine kinase: MSARRRLGVRWRRHRPLRTRLALAASAAVALVAVGVCAGAFFVIRFELYHQLDLNLTQSATLAIQQNRGAAPGVLAGECRYLSAPACAQVVPADPAKDPAKPYLLPVSPPVREVATGERRPYSTNITLPGGEPARMLTTTFGGSGKSLQVALRSDTVRDGVAQAAWLLSGVGAAGVLLAAGLGYGVSRTGLAPVARLTATAEHIAATRDPSHRIELPPGPPHREDEVTRLAASFNTMLGELEQSVTAQRRLVADASHELRTPLTALRTNAELLARADRLTAAQRERASAALGRQIREVSVLVNDLIDLARDEEPTPLLEEVRLAPLLAHTVDTARAHWPATPFRLDLVDASVTLPGVPARLARLISNLLDNAAKFSPPGAPVEVVLSGSELTVRDHGPGIAEADLPHVFDRFYRAERARALPGSGLGLAMARQIARAHGAEVSAHGAPGGGALFRVTLPGAPPPTRP; encoded by the coding sequence GTGAGCGCGCGGCGGCGGCTCGGGGTGCGTTGGCGCCGGCACCGGCCGCTGCGCACTCGGCTCGCGCTGGCCGCGTCGGCCGCGGTCGCGCTGGTCGCGGTCGGGGTGTGCGCGGGGGCGTTCTTCGTGATCCGCTTCGAGCTGTACCACCAGCTCGACCTGAACCTGACCCAGTCCGCGACGCTGGCCATCCAGCAGAACCGGGGCGCGGCGCCCGGGGTGCTCGCCGGGGAGTGCCGCTATCTGTCGGCGCCGGCCTGCGCGCAGGTCGTCCCCGCCGACCCGGCGAAGGATCCCGCCAAGCCCTATCTGCTGCCGGTGAGTCCGCCCGTGCGCGAGGTCGCCACGGGTGAGCGCAGGCCGTACTCCACCAACATCACCCTGCCCGGCGGCGAGCCCGCCCGGATGCTCACCACCACCTTCGGCGGCAGCGGCAAGTCGCTCCAGGTCGCGCTGCGTTCGGACACGGTACGCGACGGGGTGGCCCAGGCGGCCTGGCTGCTGAGCGGGGTCGGGGCGGCCGGGGTGCTGCTCGCGGCCGGGCTCGGGTACGGGGTGTCGCGTACGGGCCTCGCCCCCGTGGCCCGTCTCACCGCGACCGCCGAACACATCGCGGCCACCCGCGACCCGAGCCACCGCATCGAGCTGCCGCCGGGGCCGCCGCACCGGGAGGACGAGGTGACCCGGCTCGCGGCGTCCTTCAACACGATGCTGGGCGAGCTGGAGCAGTCGGTGACGGCCCAGCGGCGGCTCGTCGCCGACGCCTCCCACGAGCTGCGGACGCCGCTGACGGCGCTGCGCACCAACGCCGAACTGCTGGCGCGTGCGGACCGGTTGACGGCTGCGCAGCGCGAGCGGGCCTCGGCGGCGCTCGGCCGTCAGATCAGGGAGGTGTCGGTTCTGGTCAACGACCTCATCGACCTCGCGCGGGACGAGGAGCCCACGCCGCTCCTGGAGGAGGTCCGGCTCGCTCCGCTGCTCGCGCACACCGTGGACACGGCGCGGGCGCACTGGCCGGCGACGCCGTTCCGTCTGGACCTCGTCGACGCCTCGGTGACCCTGCCCGGCGTACCGGCCCGGCTCGCCCGGCTGATCTCCAACCTCCTGGACAACGCGGCGAAGTTCAGCCCGCCGGGGGCGCCGGTGGAAGTCGTCCTGTCGGGCTCGGAGTTGACGGTACGGGACCACGGTCCCGGCATCGCGGAGGCCGACCTTCCTCATGTCTTCGACCGGTTCTACCGGGCGGAGCGGGCGCGGGCGCTGCCGGGGTCGGGGCTGGGGCTTGCGATGGCTCGGCAGATTGCGCGGGCGCATGGGGCGGAGGTGTCGGCGCATGGGGCGCCGGGGGGTGGGGCGCTGTTCCGGGTGACCCTGCCGGGCGCTCCCCCACCCACCCGCCCATAG
- a CDS encoding acyl-CoA mutase large subunit family protein → MDADAIEEGRRRWQARYDKARKRDADFTTLSGDPVDPAYGPRPGDTYDGFERIGWPGEYPFTRGLYPTGYRGRTWTIRQFAGFGNAEQTNERYKMILAAGGGGLSVAFDMPTLMGRDSDDPRSLGEVGHCGVAIDSAADMEVLFQDIPLGDVTTSMTISGPAVPVFCMYLVAAERQGVDPGVLNGTLQTDIFKEYIAQKEWLFQPEPHLRLIGDLMEHCAKGIPAYKPLSVSGYHIREAGATAAQELAYTLADGFGYVELGLSRGLDVDVFAPGLSFFFDAHVDFFEEIAKFRAARRIWARWMKEVYGAESDKAQWLRFHTQTAGVSLTAQQPYNNVVRTAVEALAAVLGGTNSLHTNALDETLALPSEQAAEIALRTQQVLMEETGVANVADPLGGSWYVEQLTDRIEADAEKIFDQIRERGTRAHPDGQHPIGPITSGILRGIEDGWFTGEIAESAFRYQQSLEKGDKRVVGVNCHHGSVTGDLEILRVSHEVEREQVRALADRKSRRDDAAVTAALEAMLAAARDGSNMIVPMLEAVRAEATLGEICGVLREEWGTYTEPPGF, encoded by the coding sequence ATGGACGCTGACGCGATCGAGGAAGGCCGCCGCCGCTGGCAGGCCCGTTACGACAAGGCCCGCAAGCGCGACGCGGACTTCACCACCCTCTCCGGGGACCCCGTCGACCCCGCGTACGGGCCCCGGCCCGGCGACACCTATGACGGGTTCGAGCGGATCGGCTGGCCCGGCGAGTACCCCTTCACCCGCGGCCTGTACCCGACCGGCTACCGGGGGCGCACCTGGACGATCCGGCAGTTCGCCGGGTTCGGCAACGCCGAGCAGACCAACGAGCGCTACAAGATGATCCTGGCCGCCGGTGGCGGCGGCCTGAGCGTCGCCTTCGACATGCCGACGCTCATGGGCCGCGACTCCGACGACCCCCGCTCGCTGGGCGAGGTCGGCCACTGCGGCGTGGCCATCGACTCGGCCGCCGACATGGAGGTCCTGTTCCAGGACATCCCGCTCGGCGACGTCACCACGTCCATGACCATCAGCGGGCCGGCCGTGCCCGTCTTCTGCATGTACCTGGTCGCCGCCGAGCGGCAGGGCGTCGACCCGGGCGTGCTCAACGGCACGCTCCAGACGGACATCTTCAAGGAGTACATCGCGCAGAAGGAGTGGCTCTTCCAGCCGGAGCCCCATCTGCGCCTCATCGGCGACCTGATGGAGCACTGCGCCAAGGGCATCCCCGCGTACAAGCCGCTCTCCGTCTCCGGCTACCACATCCGCGAGGCCGGGGCGACGGCCGCGCAGGAGCTGGCGTACACGCTGGCCGACGGTTTCGGCTACGTCGAGCTCGGGCTCAGCCGCGGCCTGGACGTGGACGTCTTCGCGCCCGGCCTCTCCTTCTTCTTCGACGCGCACGTCGACTTCTTCGAGGAGATCGCCAAGTTCCGTGCGGCGCGCCGCATTTGGGCCCGCTGGATGAAGGAGGTGTACGGCGCCGAGTCCGACAAGGCGCAGTGGCTGCGCTTCCACACCCAGACGGCCGGGGTGTCGCTGACCGCGCAGCAGCCGTACAACAACGTCGTACGCACCGCGGTCGAGGCGCTCGCCGCCGTGCTCGGCGGCACCAACTCCCTCCACACCAACGCCCTGGACGAGACCCTGGCGCTGCCGAGCGAGCAGGCCGCGGAGATCGCGCTGCGCACGCAGCAGGTGCTGATGGAGGAGACCGGCGTCGCCAACGTCGCCGACCCGCTGGGCGGTTCCTGGTACGTCGAGCAGCTCACCGACCGCATCGAGGCGGACGCGGAGAAGATCTTCGACCAGATCCGGGAGCGCGGCACCCGGGCGCACCCCGACGGGCAGCACCCCATCGGCCCCATCACCTCGGGCATCCTGCGCGGCATCGAGGACGGCTGGTTCACCGGGGAGATCGCCGAGTCGGCCTTCCGCTACCAGCAGTCCCTGGAGAAGGGCGACAAGCGGGTGGTGGGCGTCAACTGCCACCACGGGTCCGTCACCGGGGACCTGGAGATCCTGCGGGTCAGCCACGAGGTGGAGCGCGAGCAGGTACGCGCGCTCGCCGACCGCAAGTCCCGCCGTGACGACGCGGCGGTGACGGCGGCGCTGGAGGCGATGCTGGCTGCCGCGCGGGATGGCTCGAACATGATCGTGCCGATGCTGGAGGCGGTGCGGGCGGAGGCGACGTTGGGGGAGATCTGCGGGGTGCTCCGCGAGGAGTGGGGCACCTACACAGAGCCCCCCGGCTTCTAA